Proteins co-encoded in one Afipia sp. P52-10 genomic window:
- the glmM gene encoding phosphoglucosamine mutase, whose amino-acid sequence MVRKHFGTDGIRGRANGVITPELALRVGQAAGLVFLRGDHRHRVVIGKDTRLSGYMIEAALQAGFTSVGMDVLQLGPMPTPAVAMLTRSMRADLGVMISASHNPFDDNGIKLFGPDGFKLSDEVEMKIEQLLDEDLTRKLAGSTSIGRARRIDGVHDRYIEFAKRTLPRTLSLEGLRIVVDCAHGAAYKVVPEALWELGADVIAMGVEPDGFNINKECGSTSPEALSRKVREMRADIGIALDGDADRVIITDERGHIVDGDQLLAVIAESWKDDGRLSQPAVVATVMSNLGLERYLADIGLKLIRTQVGDRYVLEQMLANGCNVGGESSGHIILSDYNTTGDGFVAALQVLSVVRKLNRPVSEVCHRFDPLPQILKNVRYRNGRPLDDPSVKSVIAACEGKLNGHGRLLIRASGTKPVIRVMGEGDDRDLVEDVVDTIVGALSQAAAAA is encoded by the coding sequence ATGGTTCGAAAACATTTTGGAACGGATGGAATTCGTGGCCGCGCCAATGGCGTCATCACGCCGGAACTGGCGCTGCGCGTCGGTCAGGCCGCGGGGCTCGTGTTTCTGCGTGGCGATCATCGCCACCGCGTCGTCATCGGCAAGGATACGCGCCTGTCCGGCTACATGATCGAAGCCGCATTGCAGGCAGGCTTCACCTCGGTCGGCATGGACGTGCTGCAGCTCGGGCCGATGCCGACGCCTGCGGTGGCGATGCTCACGCGCTCGATGCGCGCCGATCTCGGCGTGATGATCTCCGCCTCGCACAATCCGTTCGACGACAACGGCATCAAGCTGTTCGGCCCGGACGGCTTCAAGCTTTCCGACGAGGTCGAGATGAAGATCGAGCAACTGCTCGACGAGGATCTGACCCGCAAGCTCGCCGGCTCGACCAGCATCGGCCGCGCCCGCCGCATCGACGGCGTCCATGATCGCTACATCGAATTCGCCAAGCGCACCCTGCCGCGCACGCTGAGCCTGGAAGGTCTGCGCATCGTCGTCGATTGCGCCCACGGCGCCGCCTACAAGGTCGTGCCGGAAGCGCTCTGGGAGCTCGGCGCCGACGTGATCGCGATGGGCGTCGAGCCGGACGGCTTCAACATCAACAAGGAATGCGGCTCGACCTCGCCGGAGGCGTTGAGCCGCAAGGTGCGCGAGATGCGCGCGGACATCGGCATCGCGCTGGACGGCGACGCCGATCGCGTCATCATCACCGACGAGCGCGGACATATCGTCGACGGCGACCAGCTGCTGGCGGTGATCGCCGAGAGCTGGAAGGACGACGGCCGGCTGTCGCAGCCGGCGGTGGTGGCGACGGTGATGTCCAATCTCGGCCTCGAGCGCTATCTCGCGGATATCGGCCTGAAGCTGATCCGCACCCAGGTCGGCGACCGTTACGTGCTGGAGCAGATGCTCGCCAACGGCTGCAATGTCGGCGGCGAGTCCTCCGGCCACATCATCCTCTCCGACTACAACACCACCGGCGACGGCTTCGTCGCCGCGCTGCAGGTGCTCTCAGTGGTGCGCAAGCTCAATCGGCCGGTCTCGGAGGTCTGCCACAGGTTCGATCCGCTGCCGCAGATCCTGAAGAATGTCCGCTACCGCAACGGCCGTCCGCTCGACGATCCGTCGGTGAAGTCGGTGATCGCCGCCTGCGAGGGCAAGCTGAATGGCCACGGCCGGCTCTTGATCCGCGC
- a CDS encoding alpha-hydroxy acid oxidase, with amino-acid sequence MKDITCIEDLRELHRRKVPKAFFDYVDHGSYAEQTLRANRADLEALKFRQRILVDISVRDQTTKILGEPAKMPLILAPVGSTGMQYGDGEIHACRAAQAAGVPYTLSTMSICSIEDVAANVDKPFWFQLYVMRDRGFCKELIERAVAAKCSALVLTVDLQILGQRHMDIKNGLSVPPNLMRLKNILDFASKPRWLYGIARAKRRDFGNIVGHLKGAKDLNSTATRVSSQFDPTLNWKDIEWIRSIWPGKLVLKGILDVEDAREAVKIGAEAMVVSNHGGRQLDGAPSSISMLPKIVDAVGTQTEILFDGGIRSGQDVMRALALGAKACMIGRSYIYGLGAGGQAGVTKALDLIGSELSVTMGLCGVNKIDDIGPHVLQGYQ; translated from the coding sequence GTGAAAGACATCACCTGCATCGAAGACCTGCGCGAGCTGCACCGGCGCAAGGTGCCGAAAGCGTTCTTCGACTATGTCGATCACGGCTCCTATGCCGAGCAGACGCTGCGCGCCAACCGCGCCGACCTCGAAGCGCTGAAATTCCGCCAGCGCATCCTGGTCGACATCTCGGTGCGCGATCAGACCACAAAAATCCTCGGCGAGCCGGCGAAGATGCCGCTGATCCTCGCGCCGGTCGGCTCCACCGGCATGCAGTATGGCGACGGCGAAATTCATGCCTGCCGCGCGGCTCAGGCCGCCGGCGTGCCCTACACGCTCTCCACCATGTCGATCTGCTCGATCGAGGACGTCGCGGCCAATGTCGACAAGCCGTTCTGGTTTCAGCTCTACGTGATGCGCGACCGCGGCTTCTGCAAGGAGCTGATCGAGCGCGCCGTCGCCGCGAAGTGCTCGGCGCTGGTGCTGACGGTCGATCTGCAGATTCTCGGCCAGCGGCACATGGACATCAAGAACGGCCTGTCGGTGCCGCCGAACCTGATGCGGCTGAAAAACATCCTCGACTTCGCCAGCAAGCCGCGCTGGCTCTACGGCATCGCCCGCGCCAAGCGGCGCGACTTCGGCAACATCGTCGGCCATCTGAAGGGCGCCAAGGACCTCAACTCCACGGCGACGCGGGTATCCTCCCAGTTCGATCCGACGCTGAACTGGAAGGACATCGAGTGGATCCGCTCGATCTGGCCCGGCAAGCTGGTGCTGAAGGGCATCCTCGACGTGGAGGACGCGCGCGAGGCGGTGAAGATCGGCGCCGAGGCGATGGTCGTCTCCAACCACGGCGGCCGCCAGCTCGACGGCGCGCCGTCGTCGATCTCAATGCTGCCGAAGATCGTCGATGCGGTCGGCACGCAGACGGAAATCCTGTTCGACGGCGGCATCCGCTCCGGCCAGGACGTGATGCGGGCGCTGGCGCTCGGCGCCAAGGCCTGCATGATCGGCCGCTCGTACATCTATGGTCTCGGCGCCGGCGGCCAGGCGGGCGTCACCAAGGCGCTGGACTTGATCGGCAGCGAACTCAGCGTCACCATGGGCCTGTGCGGCGTCAACAAGATCGACGACATCGGCCCGCATGTGCTGCAGGGCTATCAGTGA
- a CDS encoding pyridoxamine 5'-phosphate oxidase family protein, translating to MTSLLYHDGNRALQDEFGSTALAERMEEKIVRTAFTPDDKTFIESAIYFFLATADAQGRPDCSFKGSPEGFVRVTGPAELAFPDYDGNGMYKSLGNLDVNPHVGLLFIAMHGTPRRLRINGEARIVRGDPLLQEIPGAQLIVRLQARAIFPNCPRYIPTLTLTEPSPYTPAKGKPPIEPTWKQSDRFKDVIPPRLPTAP from the coding sequence ATGACCAGCCTGCTCTATCACGACGGCAATCGCGCGCTGCAGGATGAGTTCGGCTCCACGGCGCTGGCCGAGCGGATGGAAGAAAAGATCGTGCGCACGGCGTTCACGCCGGACGACAAGACGTTCATCGAGAGCGCGATCTACTTCTTTCTCGCGACCGCCGACGCCCAAGGCCGTCCCGACTGTTCGTTCAAGGGCAGCCCCGAAGGCTTCGTTCGCGTCACCGGACCGGCGGAGCTGGCGTTCCCGGACTACGACGGCAACGGCATGTACAAGAGCCTCGGCAACCTCGACGTGAACCCGCATGTCGGGCTCTTGTTCATCGCCATGCACGGCACGCCACGGCGGTTGCGCATCAACGGCGAGGCGCGCATCGTGCGCGGTGATCCGCTGCTGCAGGAGATTCCCGGCGCCCAGTTGATCGTCCGTCTCCAGGCGCGGGCGATCTTTCCGAACTGCCCGCGCTACATTCCGACGCTGACGCTGACTGAGCCTTCTCCCTACACGCCGGCGAAGGGCAAGCCGCCGATCGAGCCGACGTGGAAGCAGTCCGACCGCTTCAAGGACGTGATCCCGCCCCGCTTGCCGACGGCGCCCTAA
- a CDS encoding DUF5666 domain-containing protein, with amino-acid sequence MPASARLSSLVLAAGLVGVFAVHAVAQPAQNRRIRGIIEKLDGHVLTVKARDGADVTIKLADNYAVTAYTKAQLADIKVGSYIGVAGTPQPDGRQKAISITIFPESARGLGDGFRPWDLPNSTMTNAAVAEAVASPDGQTLKVKYKDGEKTILVPPATPIGQFSPGERTELKVGAAVAVPAVTKPDGSLESSRVGVGRDGFVPN; translated from the coding sequence ATGCCTGCATCGGCCCGTCTGTCTTCCCTTGTGCTTGCCGCCGGCCTCGTCGGGGTCTTCGCCGTCCACGCGGTCGCGCAACCGGCGCAGAACCGCCGCATCCGCGGCATCATCGAGAAGCTCGACGGCCATGTGCTGACGGTGAAGGCGCGCGACGGTGCCGATGTGACGATCAAGCTCGCGGACAATTACGCAGTGACCGCCTACACCAAGGCGCAGCTCGCCGACATCAAAGTGGGTTCGTATATCGGCGTCGCCGGCACGCCGCAGCCGGACGGCCGCCAGAAGGCGATTTCGATCACCATTTTCCCGGAAAGCGCGCGCGGGCTTGGCGATGGGTTCCGTCCGTGGGATCTGCCGAACAGCACCATGACCAATGCCGCGGTGGCCGAGGCGGTGGCGAGCCCGGACGGGCAGACGTTGAAGGTCAAGTACAAGGACGGCGAGAAGACCATTCTGGTGCCGCCGGCAACGCCGATCGGTCAGTTCAGTCCGGGTGAGCGCACGGAACTGAAGGTCGGTGCGGCGGTTGCCGTGCCCGCGGTGACCAAGCCCGACGGCTCGCTGGAATCGAGCCGCGTCGGCGTCGGCCGTGACGGGTTCGTGCCGAATTGA
- a CDS encoding shikimate dehydrogenase, which yields MTTHLRAACLIGWPAAHSRSPIIHKYWLKSFGIDGDYRIEAVQPEDFATFIASLAARGYTGANVTIPHKEQALALSDADARARAVGAANTLWLDGGTLRATNTDVEGFINNLDAAAPGWDARTNEALVLGAGGSARAVLFGLIERGVKTIHLVNRTLPRAQDLAQQFGACIKPATWDAVAGLLPRAKLLVNTTSLGMKGQPPLTLDVGRLPAGAVVADNVYVPFDTDLLNAARQRGLVTADGLGMLLHQAVRGFALWFGRTPQVTDELRALVVADLTA from the coding sequence ATGACCACACATTTGCGCGCTGCATGTCTGATCGGGTGGCCGGCGGCGCATTCGCGCTCGCCGATCATCCACAAATACTGGCTGAAGTCGTTCGGCATTGACGGCGATTACCGCATCGAGGCGGTGCAGCCGGAGGATTTTGCCACCTTCATCGCCAGTCTCGCTGCGCGCGGCTATACCGGCGCCAACGTCACGATCCCGCACAAGGAGCAGGCGCTGGCGTTGAGCGATGCCGATGCGCGCGCGCGCGCCGTCGGCGCCGCCAACACGCTCTGGCTCGATGGTGGCACGCTGCGCGCGACCAACACCGACGTCGAGGGTTTCATCAACAATCTCGACGCGGCCGCGCCCGGCTGGGACGCGCGGACGAATGAGGCGCTGGTGCTGGGCGCGGGCGGTTCCGCGCGCGCGGTCCTGTTCGGTCTGATCGAGCGCGGTGTGAAGACGATCCATCTCGTCAACCGCACGCTGCCGCGCGCGCAAGACCTCGCGCAGCAGTTCGGTGCGTGCATCAAGCCCGCGACCTGGGACGCGGTGGCCGGCCTGCTGCCGCGCGCGAAGCTGCTGGTGAACACCACCTCGCTCGGCATGAAGGGCCAGCCGCCGTTGACGCTCGACGTCGGCCGGTTGCCGGCGGGCGCGGTGGTCGCGGACAACGTTTATGTTCCGTTCGATACGGATCTGCTGAACGCGGCGCGCCAGCGTGGTCTCGTCACCGCCGATGGCCTTGGCATGCTGCTGCATCAGGCGGTGCGGGGATTCGCGCTCTGGTTCGGCCGGACGCCGCAGGTGACGGACGAGCTCCGCGCGCTGGTCGTGGCTGATCTGACGGCGTAG
- a CDS encoding SulP family inorganic anion transporter, whose product MTSLSDASLSARSVSFGALFTPKLVTILREGYGLADLKADAFAGLTVAIVALPLSMAIAIASGAAPVQGLYTAIVAGFLISALGGSRFQIGGPAGAFIVLVAATVQRHGMDGLFLATIISGVLMMIAGLLRLGTYIKFIPFPVTVGFTAGIAVIIAASQIKDLFGLTLSGHEPGEFLPKLRALAGAIDTINPVALAIAVLTVGIIVVFRIYRPTWPGFLIAVAVAAALTWLFGLPVETIGSRFGELPRTLPWPTLPPLSLEKVQAVLPDAFAFALLGAIESLLSAVVADGMTGRRHRSNCELVAQGVANIASGLFGGICATGTIARTATNVRAGARGPVSGMLHALFVLLMLVFAAPLASMIPLAALAGILIVVAWNMAEKHALMSLLRSSWGDAIVLLVTLLLTIFRDLTEGILVGFGLGTLLFLHRMSEAIRIEGGTPLASEDKADTANGQRKPYDVSLATNPDILVYRIAGAFFFGAAATVGAALDGIVGRPKLLVLDFADVPLLDSTAAHAIEAAVAKARHNGVRVVLTGTSHAVRRVLWASGVHPPDVRFKRSVEDVLASSANAH is encoded by the coding sequence ATGACAAGCTTGAGCGATGCCTCCCTCTCTGCACGATCGGTTTCGTTCGGTGCGCTGTTCACGCCGAAGCTCGTCACCATCCTGCGCGAAGGCTATGGCCTCGCCGACCTGAAGGCCGACGCATTTGCCGGGCTGACGGTTGCGATCGTCGCGCTGCCGTTGTCGATGGCGATCGCGATCGCCTCGGGCGCGGCCCCGGTGCAAGGTCTCTACACCGCGATCGTCGCCGGCTTCCTGATTTCGGCGCTCGGCGGCAGCCGCTTCCAGATCGGCGGCCCGGCCGGGGCGTTCATCGTGCTGGTTGCGGCAACGGTGCAGCGGCACGGCATGGACGGGCTGTTCCTCGCGACCATCATCTCCGGCGTGCTGATGATGATCGCCGGGCTCCTGCGGCTCGGCACCTACATCAAGTTCATTCCGTTTCCGGTCACAGTCGGCTTTACGGCGGGCATCGCCGTCATCATCGCCGCGAGCCAGATCAAAGATCTGTTCGGGCTCACCCTGTCTGGGCACGAGCCGGGCGAGTTTCTGCCGAAACTGCGGGCGCTCGCCGGCGCGATCGACACCATCAATCCGGTCGCGCTCGCCATCGCGGTGCTGACCGTCGGCATCATCGTCGTGTTCCGTATCTATCGCCCGACCTGGCCCGGCTTCCTGATTGCCGTTGCCGTGGCCGCCGCGCTGACGTGGCTGTTCGGCCTGCCGGTGGAGACGATCGGCAGCCGCTTCGGCGAGCTGCCGCGGACCTTGCCGTGGCCAACGCTGCCGCCGCTGAGCTTGGAAAAGGTGCAGGCGGTGCTGCCGGATGCGTTTGCCTTCGCGCTGCTCGGCGCGATCGAGTCGCTGTTGTCCGCGGTCGTCGCCGACGGCATGACCGGCCGCCGCCATCGTTCCAACTGCGAACTGGTCGCACAGGGTGTCGCCAATATCGCCTCCGGCCTGTTCGGCGGCATCTGCGCCACCGGCACCATCGCCCGCACCGCGACCAACGTCCGCGCCGGTGCGCGGGGGCCCGTGTCGGGCATGCTGCACGCGCTGTTCGTGCTCTTGATGCTGGTGTTCGCCGCGCCGCTCGCCAGCATGATCCCGCTCGCGGCGCTCGCCGGCATCCTGATCGTCGTCGCCTGGAACATGGCGGAGAAGCACGCGCTGATGTCGCTGCTGCGCTCGTCGTGGGGCGATGCGATCGTGCTGCTCGTCACGCTGCTGCTGACGATCTTCCGCGACTTGACCGAAGGCATTCTGGTCGGCTTCGGTCTCGGCACGCTGTTGTTCCTGCATCGCATGTCGGAGGCGATCCGGATCGAGGGCGGCACGCCGCTGGCGAGCGAGGACAAGGCCGACACCGCCAACGGCCAGCGCAAGCCCTATGATGTGTCGCTCGCCACCAATCCCGACATCCTGGTGTACCGGATCGCCGGGGCGTTCTTCTTCGGTGCGGCGGCGACCGTGGGTGCGGCCCTCGACGGCATCGTCGGACGGCCGAAGCTGCTGGTGTTGGATTTCGCCGACGTGCCGCTCCTGGATTCCACCGCCGCGCATGCGATTGAGGCTGCGGTCGCCAAGGCGCGGCACAACGGCGTGCGGGTGGTCCTCACCGGCACCTCCCATGCGGTCCGGCGCGTGTTGTGGGCGAGCGGCGTGCATCCGCCAGACGTCCGCTTTAAGCGTTCGGTCGAGGATGTGCTTGCGTCGAGCGCCAACGCGCATTGA
- a CDS encoding elongation factor G — translation MGHDARSPRGPRCIALVGPFQSGKTTLLEAILARTGAIPKQGTVEDGTTIGDAGAEARAHKMSTGLTAVTTSFMGESYTFLDCPGSVEFIHDMRAALPAVDAAVVVCEADERKLPQLQLILRELEDLRIPRILFLNKIDKAEERVRDTLATLQPASRVPLVLRQIPIWKGDLIAGFVDLALERAFVYREHLPSEVVDIDSGDLQREKDARFSMLEKLADHDDALMEQLLEDIPPPRDAVFDDLARELREGVICPVLLGSATRANGVLRLMKALRHEVPDIGDTAKRLGIEEGAGTLAYVMKTMHVPHGGKISLVRVLTGQIMDGATLLSHRGDGDRFSSIAALGVGQDNKRGVAKAGEVIALGKLDHARTGDTLTAAKVPHRALTDVPVRPPVLALAIAANDRKDDVKLGQSLLRLGEEDPSLSIVHHPETHEVVLSGQGEMHLRVVLERLRGRFGVAVNQRNPAVGYRETIRKPTTQRGRHKKQSGGHGQFGDVVLDIKPLQRGDGFKFDEQVVGGAVPRNYIPAVEEGVRDALLHGPLGFPVVDIAVTLTDGSYHTVDSSDLAFRTAARIGVSEALPGCQPVLLEPIHTVEIVCPTDATARINAILSGRRGQILSFDTREGWDGWDVVRAMLPEAEIGDLIVEVRSATTGAGSFTTAFDHMAEVTGRTADQIVAAHSAAA, via the coding sequence AGACGGCACTACGATCGGCGACGCCGGTGCCGAGGCGCGCGCTCACAAGATGAGCACCGGGCTCACCGCGGTCACCACCAGTTTCATGGGCGAGAGCTACACCTTCCTGGATTGTCCGGGTTCGGTCGAGTTCATTCACGACATGCGTGCGGCACTGCCAGCGGTGGACGCTGCCGTCGTCGTCTGCGAGGCGGATGAGCGCAAGCTGCCGCAGCTGCAATTGATCCTGCGCGAGCTGGAAGACCTGCGCATTCCGCGCATCCTGTTTCTGAACAAGATCGACAAGGCCGAGGAGCGCGTGCGCGACACGCTCGCGACGTTGCAGCCGGCCTCGCGCGTGCCGCTGGTGCTGCGCCAGATCCCGATCTGGAAGGGCGACCTGATCGCCGGCTTCGTCGATCTGGCGCTGGAGCGCGCCTTCGTCTACCGCGAGCATCTGCCGTCGGAAGTGGTCGATATCGACAGCGGCGACCTGCAGCGCGAGAAGGATGCGCGCTTCTCGATGCTGGAAAAGCTCGCCGACCACGACGATGCGTTGATGGAGCAGTTGCTGGAGGACATCCCGCCGCCGCGTGACGCGGTGTTCGACGATCTCGCGCGCGAATTACGCGAGGGCGTGATCTGCCCGGTGCTGCTCGGCTCGGCGACCCGTGCGAACGGCGTGCTGCGGCTGATGAAGGCGTTGCGGCACGAGGTGCCGGATATCGGCGATACGGCGAAGCGGCTCGGCATCGAGGAGGGCGCGGGCACGCTCGCCTATGTGATGAAGACCATGCATGTGCCGCACGGCGGCAAGATCTCGCTGGTGCGGGTGCTGACCGGCCAGATCATGGACGGCGCGACGCTGCTGTCGCACCGCGGTGACGGCGATCGCTTCTCCAGCATCGCAGCGCTCGGCGTCGGCCAGGACAACAAGCGCGGTGTGGCGAAAGCCGGCGAGGTGATCGCACTCGGCAAGCTCGATCATGCGCGCACCGGCGATACGCTCACCGCGGCGAAGGTGCCGCATCGCGCACTGACGGACGTTCCGGTGCGTCCGCCGGTGCTGGCCTTGGCGATCGCCGCCAACGATCGCAAGGACGACGTTAAGCTCGGCCAGTCGCTGCTGCGGCTCGGCGAGGAAGATCCGTCGCTCTCGATCGTGCATCATCCGGAAACCCATGAAGTGGTGCTGAGCGGGCAGGGCGAGATGCATCTGCGCGTCGTGCTCGAGCGCCTGCGGGGACGCTTCGGCGTGGCCGTCAACCAGCGCAATCCGGCGGTGGGCTACCGCGAGACCATCCGCAAGCCCACAACCCAGCGCGGCCGCCACAAGAAGCAGTCCGGTGGGCACGGCCAGTTCGGCGATGTCGTGCTGGATATCAAGCCGCTGCAGCGCGGCGACGGCTTCAAGTTCGACGAGCAGGTGGTCGGCGGCGCGGTACCGCGCAACTACATCCCAGCGGTGGAGGAAGGCGTGCGCGACGCCCTGCTGCATGGGCCGCTCGGCTTTCCCGTCGTCGATATTGCGGTGACGCTGACCGACGGCTCCTACCACACGGTGGATTCGTCCGATCTCGCCTTCCGCACGGCCGCGCGCATCGGCGTCAGCGAGGCGCTGCCCGGGTGCCAGCCGGTGCTGCTGGAGCCGATCCACACCGTCGAGATCGTCTGTCCGACGGACGCGACCGCGCGCATCAACGCGATTCTGTCCGGCCGGCGCGGCCAGATTCTGTCGTTCGACACGCGCGAGGGCTGGGACGGCTGGGACGTGGTGCGGGCGATGCTGCCGGAGGCGGAGATCGGCGATCTGATCGTCGAGGTCCGCTCGGCGACCACCGGCGCCGGCAGCTTCACCACCGCGTTCGATCATATGGCGGAGGTCACGGGGCGGACGGCGGACCAGATCGTCGCGGCACACAGCGCGGCCGCGTGA